The following are encoded in a window of Bacteroidales bacterium genomic DNA:
- a CDS encoding DPP IV N-terminal domain-containing protein yields the protein MKVLQPFINCFLFPVLILFLSTATYSQITKEDYRKGRSLSRYNGLVYHANVEPSWIRDTHHFWYKVHTHKGDEYFLVDADKRTKEQAFDHEKLCEQLNEATGGALEPYSLPLESLLFNGDRDKMVFKLDNARWSYDLSSQSLKKLKDIEDRDRSHPRTYWGTSRNHLGNSPVASPDDKWEAYIKDYNVWIRNTTSKATYQLSYDGSEGDFYSSYIRWSPD from the coding sequence ATGAAGGTGTTGCAACCATTTATAAACTGTTTTCTTTTCCCTGTTCTCATTCTTTTTTTGAGTACGGCTACCTATTCGCAGATTACCAAAGAAGATTACCGTAAAGGCAGGTCCCTGAGCAGGTATAATGGTCTGGTTTACCATGCCAACGTGGAGCCTTCCTGGATCAGAGATACCCATCACTTTTGGTATAAGGTTCACACGCATAAAGGCGATGAGTATTTTCTTGTAGATGCCGATAAAAGAACAAAAGAACAGGCTTTTGATCATGAAAAACTGTGTGAACAGTTGAATGAAGCAACGGGCGGAGCCCTGGAGCCTTATTCTCTTCCCCTGGAAAGTTTATTATTTAATGGAGATCGTGATAAAATGGTATTCAAGCTTGATAATGCAAGGTGGAGCTATGATTTGTCTTCCCAATCGCTTAAAAAATTGAAAGACATTGAAGATAGAGATCGCAGCCATCCCAGAACTTACTGGGGCACAAGCCGGAACCATTTGGGGAATTCTCCTGTAGCTTCCCCTGATGACAAATGGGAAGCATACATTAAAGATTATAATGTATGGATCAGGAACACCACTTCAAAAGCCACATACCAGCTAAGCTACGATGGCTCAGAAGGAGATTTTTATTCTTCTTACATCCGATGGTCGCCTGATT